A part of Hippea maritima DSM 10411 genomic DNA contains:
- the fusA gene encoding elongation factor G, with the protein MGVATDKKRVVAICGSGGVGKTTLCEDILFKTKKITRKGSTDKGNTTMDFDSEEIDRKISLQLAVGYTEWKKHFIYLIDTPGYHNFIADALCGIKASDAAVMLIDIKDGPEAQNERLLDEIRKENKPAIFFLNGIDKEDINFQNTIQSIKDSLTPKAFLLQLPILKDAKVVGYVDIIQKKAFSFEDNKEMELPAEIADELEERYMELVEEVSTYDDELMEKYLEGEELDKDTVVKTLKEAVKSGGFYPVILGSGLKGYGTEQLLDEIVDLLPSPENMFEEPAGLVFKTYNDPQMGKISLVRVYSGSLKADTSYYNVNKDQEERLGTINLMLGKSLSKVEEATTGDIFAVAKLKITQTGDTIANKGSEVKCEFVKMPLPYISAAIYGASKGDEEKIGAAISKIIEADPSLSFTRNDETGEFILTGMGKLHLETVVSRLKKKYGVEAQLKTPKVAYKETIKGKTSSHGRYKKQTGGHGQFGDCVIEIEPLPRGKGFEFEDLIVGGAIPKQFIPSVEKGIKNAMEQGFLAGYPMIDIKIKLVDGKYHPVDSSDLAFQMAGSIAFKEGVAKCKPVLLEPIVEMEVYVPDEVMGDVIGDLNSRRGRVLGMEPYEDKKGYQRIRALVPEAEILEYAPSLRSLTAGRGFFKYQFSTYEEVPPQIAEKIIEESKQEEDKK; encoded by the coding sequence ATGGGTGTAGCTACTGACAAAAAGAGAGTTGTTGCAATTTGTGGCTCTGGGGGTGTGGGGAAAACCACACTATGTGAAGATATTTTATTTAAAACCAAAAAAATCACCAGGAAGGGCTCAACAGACAAGGGCAACACAACAATGGATTTTGACTCTGAGGAAATCGATAGAAAAATCTCACTTCAGCTTGCCGTCGGTTATACCGAATGGAAAAAGCATTTTATTTATCTCATAGATACACCCGGATATCACAACTTCATAGCTGACGCTCTCTGTGGAATAAAGGCCTCGGATGCGGCAGTAATGTTGATAGACATAAAAGATGGACCAGAGGCGCAAAACGAAAGATTGCTCGATGAAATAAGAAAAGAAAACAAGCCGGCCATCTTCTTTTTAAACGGCATAGATAAAGAAGATATAAACTTTCAAAACACCATCCAATCCATAAAAGACAGTTTAACCCCAAAGGCATTCCTGCTCCAACTACCTATACTCAAAGATGCAAAAGTTGTAGGGTATGTCGATATAATTCAGAAAAAGGCATTCTCGTTTGAGGACAACAAAGAAATGGAGCTGCCAGCCGAGATAGCTGATGAGCTCGAAGAAAGATACATGGAACTTGTTGAAGAGGTTTCAACATACGATGATGAGCTCATGGAAAAGTATTTAGAAGGTGAAGAACTGGATAAAGACACTGTAGTAAAAACACTCAAAGAAGCCGTAAAAAGCGGTGGTTTTTATCCTGTAATTTTGGGCTCAGGGCTAAAAGGATACGGAACTGAGCAACTTTTGGATGAAATAGTTGATCTATTGCCTTCACCTGAGAATATGTTTGAAGAACCTGCAGGACTTGTATTTAAAACCTATAACGACCCACAAATGGGTAAAATAAGCCTTGTAAGGGTTTACTCAGGTTCTCTAAAGGCAGATACATCATACTACAATGTAAACAAAGACCAAGAAGAGAGATTAGGCACAATAAACCTTATGCTAGGCAAAAGTTTATCAAAAGTAGAAGAGGCTACGACGGGGGACATATTCGCTGTCGCAAAACTAAAGATAACCCAAACTGGGGACACCATAGCCAACAAAGGCAGCGAAGTTAAATGTGAGTTTGTAAAGATGCCATTACCATACATATCTGCTGCCATATACGGTGCAAGCAAAGGCGATGAGGAAAAAATCGGTGCAGCCATAAGCAAAATTATCGAGGCAGATCCATCACTGTCATTCACAAGAAACGATGAAACAGGAGAATTTATATTAACAGGAATGGGTAAACTCCATCTTGAAACAGTTGTGTCAAGACTCAAAAAGAAATATGGCGTTGAAGCCCAACTAAAGACACCAAAGGTTGCATACAAAGAAACAATAAAAGGTAAAACCTCATCCCATGGAAGATACAAAAAACAAACCGGCGGCCATGGTCAATTTGGAGATTGTGTCATAGAGATAGAACCACTCCCAAGAGGAAAAGGATTTGAGTTTGAAGATTTGATTGTTGGAGGTGCTATACCTAAGCAATTTATACCATCGGTCGAAAAGGGTATTAAGAATGCAATGGAGCAGGGATTTTTAGCGGGTTATCCTATGATAGATATTAAGATAAAGCTTGTTGATGGTAAATACCATCCGGTCGATTCAAGTGATTTGGCATTTCAGATGGCAGGCTCTATAGCATTCAAAGAAGGTGTTGCAAAATGCAAACCTGTCCTGCTTGAGCCTATTGTTGAAATGGAGGTTTATGTGCCCGATGAGGTAATGGGCGATGTCATAGGAGACTTAAATTCAAGAAGGGGCAGGGTCCTGGGCATGGAGCCTTATGAGGACAAAAAAGGGTATCAGCGTATTAGAGCCTTGGTTCCAGAGGCTGAGATCTTAGAATATGCTCCATCCTTGCGCTCTTTAACCGCAGGCAGAGGATTCTTTAAGTACCAATTTTCAACATATGAAGAGGTCCCACCTCAGATAGCAGAAAAAATAATTGAAGAATCAAAGCAGGAAGAAGATAAAAAATAA
- a CDS encoding DMT family transporter, whose amino-acid sequence MLKISKEYIADLMLLSVTVFWGSTFIVVKKSIEIIPTFAFLSIRFWIATLLLVIIFHKRLVNINKRLLKDGVVLGVVLFLAYAFQTVALEYSKATIVGFLTGLNVIITPFLSALLIKKIPRIYSQIGAVFAFIGMTMMSLNENLSLSYGDILGVICAVFVAIQIVLTDKYSRRNDTYLLTVVEISILAILSSIISITTETHIIPQHFSWYLVFSFLITAVFATVYAFIVQNTAQKYTTPTKTAIIFIMEPVFAAVFGYFLGGEVLSFRAYVGAFVMFIGLFISEIGPLVFKK is encoded by the coding sequence ATGCTTAAGATCTCCAAAGAGTATATAGCAGATTTGATGTTGCTTTCTGTGACAGTATTTTGGGGTAGTACATTTATAGTAGTTAAAAAATCTATAGAAATAATACCGACTTTTGCTTTTTTATCGATTAGATTCTGGATTGCCACGCTTCTACTTGTGATTATTTTCCATAAAAGATTAGTCAACATAAACAAGAGACTATTAAAAGACGGCGTTGTATTGGGTGTTGTGTTATTTTTGGCTTATGCTTTCCAGACTGTTGCGCTTGAATATTCAAAAGCAACCATTGTAGGTTTTTTAACAGGTTTAAATGTCATTATCACACCATTTTTATCGGCTCTATTGATAAAAAAGATTCCAAGAATTTATTCACAAATCGGTGCTGTTTTTGCATTTATTGGCATGACGATGATGTCTTTAAATGAAAATCTCAGTTTGTCATACGGTGATATTTTAGGTGTTATATGTGCTGTGTTTGTAGCTATACAGATTGTGCTTACAGATAAATATTCAAGAAGAAACGATACCTATCTTCTAACCGTAGTTGAGATATCAATACTTGCTATACTTTCGAGCATCATTTCTATTACAACTGAGACGCATATAATCCCCCAACATTTTTCTTGGTATCTGGTTTTTTCATTTTTGATAACTGCAGTTTTTGCTACGGTTTATGCATTCATTGTTCAAAACACCGCTCAAAAGTACACAACTCCCACAAAAACCGCTATTATTTTTATAATGGAACCTGTTTTTGCAGCGGTATTTGGCTATTTTCTTGGCGGTGAAGTATTGAGTTTTAGGGCTTACGTTGGGGCTTTTGTAATGTTTATTGGTTTGTTTATAAGCGAAATAGGGCCTCTGGTGTTTAAGAAATGA
- a CDS encoding DMT family transporter has protein sequence MIRIYAVLLVGVFSVSLASIIIKLAWDVPAVIMSTYRLGISSIILLGWSTLRSKKVLPPTKKELLIAAVSGLFLSFHFISWIASIKLTSIASSVTLVSTSPIFVLLISLFIFKEKQDFKSIAAAVGAVLGSGLIAFSDSGFSVGRVDEAALLGDLFAFFGALSVAVYFLAGSFLRKNIDTFQYITLVYSFSAIFTLIFAILSGKSFIGYRGISYVYMLLLALVPQLMGHTSFNWALKHLKANAVAISTLGEPIGASILAYLFFNQKVGFLQLIGMAVVLVSIFIALKEGKK, from the coding sequence ATGATAAGAATATACGCTGTTTTGCTTGTAGGTGTTTTTTCTGTTTCACTTGCAAGTATTATTATAAAATTGGCATGGGATGTACCTGCTGTTATCATGAGTACATATAGGCTTGGAATATCTTCTATTATATTGCTTGGCTGGTCAACCTTGAGGTCAAAAAAAGTACTCCCTCCAACAAAAAAGGAGCTCCTAATTGCTGCAGTTAGCGGGCTTTTTTTAAGTTTTCACTTTATAAGCTGGATAGCATCGATTAAGTTGACTTCAATTGCAAGCTCTGTAACGCTTGTTTCAACAAGCCCAATATTTGTTCTGCTTATATCACTATTTATTTTTAAAGAAAAACAGGATTTCAAAAGTATTGCAGCAGCAGTTGGAGCAGTTTTAGGGAGTGGGCTTATAGCCTTTTCAGATAGTGGCTTTAGTGTAGGAAGGGTTGATGAGGCAGCGCTGTTGGGTGATTTGTTTGCCTTTTTTGGCGCTTTATCCGTTGCTGTTTATTTTCTGGCAGGTTCTTTTTTAAGGAAAAATATAGATACATTTCAATACATAACGCTAGTTTATAGTTTTTCTGCTATTTTTACCTTAATTTTTGCTATTTTGAGTGGGAAGAGCTTTATTGGCTATAGGGGCATTTCTTACGTTTATATGCTGCTTTTGGCACTTGTGCCCCAGCTTATGGGTCATACATCGTTTAATTGGGCTTTAAAGCACTTAAAGGCCAATGCTGTGGCTATCTCTACTCTTGGCGAACCTATAGGTGCATCGATTTTGGCTTATCTGTTTTTTAACCAGAAAGTAGGGTTTTTGCAGTTAATTGGAATGGCGGTAGTCTTAGTTAGTATATTTATAGCTTTGAAAGAGGGTAAAAAATAA
- a CDS encoding DMT family transporter: protein MERIIKGGIFSILSAASFASLVVIVRLGYDTGLSTLNMLLLRFGFAVILMGGFFLIFKRETLKAKKSTLIKAFFTGSILYTLQAFSFFKGVKYASPNVVEFILYLYPAMVSVISRFVFKESFNFYKIFYITVILIGFAFIFKEAFHSKASLLGILFSSLAMVVYSFYLICIELFVKDENAITFSFYTIFFAFLSFLIINLFLGLPQFSSQKVFIGLLLGLIPTFFAIMFLFLAIDNIGSALTSVFSSVEPVITVFLSFFILHLSLTPNQFIGGFLILVGVFLVNIYHLRGSRYA from the coding sequence ATGGAAAGAATTATTAAGGGTGGGATTTTTTCTATTTTATCGGCTGCAAGTTTCGCAAGTCTTGTAGTTATAGTAAGGTTGGGATATGATACAGGCCTTTCCACGCTCAATATGTTACTTCTAAGGTTTGGCTTTGCCGTTATACTTATGGGTGGATTTTTTCTTATTTTTAAAAGAGAAACTTTAAAAGCCAAAAAAAGCACACTTATAAAAGCTTTTTTTACAGGAAGTATTCTTTATACGCTACAAGCATTTAGTTTCTTCAAGGGGGTAAAGTATGCATCCCCAAATGTCGTTGAATTTATTCTTTATCTTTATCCTGCAATGGTTAGTGTCATTTCTCGATTCGTATTTAAAGAAAGTTTTAATTTCTATAAAATATTCTATATAACCGTCATTTTAATAGGTTTTGCATTTATATTCAAAGAGGCTTTTCACAGCAAAGCCAGCTTGTTGGGTATTCTATTCTCAAGCCTTGCAATGGTTGTCTATAGTTTCTATTTAATATGCATAGAGCTGTTTGTAAAAGATGAAAACGCCATAACGTTTAGCTTCTATACGATTTTCTTTGCCTTTCTGAGTTTTTTGATTATTAACCTTTTTTTAGGCCTGCCCCAATTTAGTTCTCAGAAGGTTTTCATAGGTTTGTTGCTTGGGCTTATCCCTACATTTTTTGCTATAATGTTTCTGTTTTTGGCTATAGATAACATAGGTTCGGCTCTAACAAGCGTTTTTTCTTCGGTTGAGCCTGTAATAACAGTGTTTTTAAGTTTTTTTATACTGCATCTAAGTTTAACACCCAATCAGTTTATCGGAGGCTTTTTGATACTTGTAGGTGTGTTTTTGGTCAACATCTACCATCTAAGAGGGAGTAGGTATGCTTAA
- a CDS encoding GntR family transcriptional regulator: MDINTKSLREQVYDYLKEQIKSKALKRGDFLDLNALSKSLGISKTPLRDALLKLESDGFVEIKPRKGIKVKTLTLNEIRKCYQIIGTLEFGIVVDYANLLTLEDINTMKELNSRMKIALDKKDFNEYYKINVNFHNIYLNLSDNEEMLRTISIMRQRLYDFPPKSEYLPKWEYKSLKEHEILIELLRQKDFVTAGLFLKNVHWSFEVQKKYIVQYYKEQLS, from the coding sequence ATGGATATCAACACAAAGTCCTTGAGAGAGCAGGTTTACGACTACCTAAAAGAACAAATAAAATCTAAAGCACTAAAAAGAGGAGATTTTTTAGATCTAAACGCCTTAAGCAAAAGCTTGGGGATAAGTAAAACCCCTCTAAGAGATGCACTGCTAAAATTGGAAAGCGACGGATTTGTAGAGATAAAGCCAAGAAAAGGCATAAAGGTAAAAACATTGACACTTAACGAAATACGCAAGTGCTACCAAATAATAGGAACGCTTGAATTTGGTATAGTTGTAGATTATGCTAATCTTCTAACTTTAGAAGATATAAATACAATGAAAGAATTAAACAGTCGAATGAAAATTGCCTTAGACAAAAAAGACTTCAACGAATATTACAAAATAAATGTAAACTTTCATAATATCTACTTAAACCTATCGGATAATGAGGAAATGCTTAGGACAATATCAATAATGAGACAAAGATTGTACGATTTTCCACCAAAAAGTGAATACTTACCAAAATGGGAGTATAAATCTTTAAAAGAGCACGAAATCCTTATAGAACTTTTAAGGCAAAAGGATTTTGTAACGGCAGGATTGTTCTTAAAAAATGTCCACTGGTCATTTGAGGTGCAAAAAAAATACATAGTTCAATACTACAAAGAACAGTTAAGCTAA